The genomic interval TGTGCGCCGACCTCGTCGGGGCCGGCGTCACCCGCTTCCTCGCGCTGTCGGTGTCCGACGCCGCGGAGGACGTCGTCGCCGTCATCCGCTCGGGTGCGCGTGGGTACGTCACCAAGAACATCTCGGCGCACGACCTGTCGTCCGCCGTCGTGCAGGTCGCGGGCGGTGACGCCGTGTTCTCGCCGCGCCTGGCCGGGTTCGTGCTGGATGCGTTCGGCACGGCCGCGGGCGAGGTCTCGGTGGCCGACGACGAGCTCGACCGGCTCTCGCGCCGCGAGCAGGAGGTCATGCGGCTCATCGCGCGCGGCTACTCCTACCGCGAGGTGGCCAGCGAGCTGTTCATCTCGATCAAGACCGTCGAGACGCACGTCTCGGCGGTGCTGCGCAAGCTCCAGCTGTCGAGCCGCTACGAGCTCACCCGGTGGGCGGCGGCCCGGCACATCCTGTGACCTGCGCACCGTCACGGGCGGTGGCCGTGCGACGTTCCCGCGGGTCGTGGCTCCCGGGCCGGAGCGCACGG from Xylanimonas allomyrinae carries:
- a CDS encoding LuxR C-terminal-related transcriptional regulator produces the protein MFRTGVRASLDERVRVVGEAADVDEAVVVIHAQRPPVVLLDVHLPGGTGGGGAEVVRLCADLVGAGVTRFLALSVSDAAEDVVAVIRSGARGYVTKNISAHDLSSAVVQVAGGDAVFSPRLAGFVLDAFGTAAGEVSVADDELDRLSRREQEVMRLIARGYSYREVASELFISIKTVETHVSAVLRKLQLSSRYELTRWAAARHIL